One window of the Candidatus Chryseobacterium colombiense genome contains the following:
- a CDS encoding cupin domain-containing protein, translated as MALSIGKVIGIFLFQSDIMYTEKEITEMGYQPAPENYFTGQALLKTYVNPDEKTNAYIGEVLFKPKTRTKWHTHASNQILLVREGGCYYQEEGKPVQKIKAGDFVNIMPEVKHWHGASPDGIMIHTAIGLNAEKGLVNWMEPVSDEAYNGK; from the coding sequence ATGGCTTTATCAATTGGTAAAGTCATTGGTATTTTTCTATTTCAGTCAGATATAATGTACACAGAAAAAGAAATAACGGAAATGGGGTATCAACCAGCCCCTGAGAATTATTTTACAGGACAGGCTTTGCTAAAAACCTATGTAAATCCTGATGAAAAGACCAATGCATATATCGGTGAAGTTTTGTTTAAACCAAAAACGCGTACAAAGTGGCATACACATGCAAGCAATCAGATTTTATTGGTTCGTGAAGGGGGTTGCTACTATCAGGAAGAAGGAAAACCTGTACAAAAAATCAAAGCAGGAGATTTTGTAAATATTATGCCGGAGGTTAAACACTGGCATGGAGCATCACCTGATGGTATTATGATCCATACGGCAATAGGACTTAATGCTGAAAAGGGACTGGTGAACTGGATGGAACCAGTGTCTGATGAAGCGTACAACGGAAAATAA
- a CDS encoding alpha/beta hydrolase, giving the protein MKQSVKFKALYWDIAADLLFPPNFDENKKYPVIISTHPIGSCKEQTSGNVYGQAFADAGFVVLVPDASFQGESGGEPRFLEDPSFRVEDYSYACDYLVTLPFVDENRIGALGMCGAGGYVISATMKERRIKAVATLTGANYGRVMREFGDPIANLEAIAAQRTAEARGEALRVDQGLYPTYEMAKEANADIDILEATEYYRTARGEKPNGVNKTLFSHNAAAMTWDAYNLAEKLLTQPLMVVVGRKPGAFGAYRDGFEIIRRAASTKKELVVVEGWSHYDLYDKPEPVKIALDKLIPFYQENL; this is encoded by the coding sequence ATGAAACAATCAGTAAAATTTAAAGCACTTTATTGGGACATCGCAGCAGATTTGCTTTTCCCTCCAAACTTTGACGAGAACAAAAAATATCCTGTTATCATCAGCACCCACCCAATCGGAAGCTGTAAAGAGCAGACTTCAGGAAACGTTTACGGACAGGCATTTGCCGATGCTGGGTTTGTAGTACTGGTTCCTGATGCATCTTTCCAGGGTGAAAGCGGCGGTGAACCAAGATTTTTGGAAGATCCATCATTCCGTGTGGAAGATTACAGCTATGCTTGTGACTATTTGGTAACGCTACCTTTCGTTGATGAAAACCGTATTGGTGCATTAGGAATGTGTGGTGCAGGTGGTTATGTAATCAGCGCAACCATGAAAGAACGTCGTATCAAAGCGGTCGCAACACTTACAGGAGCAAATTATGGTCGTGTAATGCGTGAGTTTGGTGACCCGATTGCCAATCTTGAAGCGATTGCGGCACAAAGAACGGCAGAAGCAAGAGGAGAAGCATTAAGAGTTGATCAGGGATTGTATCCAACATATGAAATGGCAAAAGAAGCGAATGCGGATATTGACATTTTAGAAGCTACAGAATACTACCGTACTGCTCGTGGTGAAAAACCAAACGGTGTAAACAAAACGTTGTTCTCTCACAATGCAGCAGCAATGACGTGGGATGCTTACAACTTAGCAGAGAAATTATTAACGCAGCCGTTAATGGTTGTTGTAGGACGCAAACCTGGAGCTTTCGGAGCGTACAGAGATGGTTTTGAAATCATTCGCCGTGCTGCTTCTACTAAAAAAGAGTTGGTAGTGGTTGAAGGATGGTCTCACTATGATCTATATGACAAACCGGAACCGGTGAAAATCGCATTGGATAAATTGATTCCGTTCTATCAAGAGAATCTTTAA
- a CDS encoding TlpA disulfide reductase family protein, translated as MANGKVLSQEEFNKAKENASKNGKIEESILKSETKNDSIINTTRITIITKDEDGNYFDPYSEPKKLLYKHFPIENFKNNAKKQFSQNYLKGKPTFINFWFRHCIPCINEIPLLNSLKEKYGDRVNFLSITYENKKSVEEFLKKKNINFKHITDSKKQLDDLNYSSYPTNLILDKNGNVKYVFGEISNSEDDLSLILDELLK; from the coding sequence ATGGCGAATGGTAAGGTTTTGAGTCAAGAAGAATTTAATAAAGCGAAAGAAAATGCTTCAAAAAACGGAAAGATAGAAGAATCGATTTTAAAAAGTGAAACAAAAAATGATTCAATAATTAATACAACGAGAATAACAATTATAACAAAAGATGAAGATGGAAACTACTTCGATCCATATTCTGAACCTAAAAAATTGTTATACAAGCATTTTCCTATTGAAAATTTTAAAAATAATGCTAAGAAACAATTTTCACAAAATTATCTTAAAGGGAAACCCACTTTTATAAATTTTTGGTTTAGGCATTGTATACCTTGTATAAATGAAATTCCACTTTTAAATTCACTAAAAGAAAAATATGGAGACAGAGTGAATTTTTTATCTATTACTTATGAAAATAAAAAAAGTGTTGAAGAATTTCTAAAGAAGAAAAACATAAACTTTAAACATATAACTGATTCTAAAAAACAATTAGATGATTTAAACTATTCTTCTTATCCCACAAATCTCATTTTAGACAAAAATGGAAATGTAAAATATGTTTTCGGAGAAATCTCTAATTCTGAAGATGATTTAAGCTTAATTCTTGATGAACTTTTAAAATAG
- a CDS encoding HEAT repeat domain-containing protein — protein MTIEEIFQDKTIKAKGKVSAIGEWLLNNELPLDELLAYAEKQKATDKATCIEAVEYATKKNLNLADDNLLNYVTKALKDEEPRVKWESAKVIGNIAKLFPTQLNQSIDNLLPNAENTGTVVRWATVYALAEILKLKTESNIKLLPKIEVLCEKEEDNGVKKKYLDALKKMKK, from the coding sequence ATGACAATAGAAGAAATATTTCAAGATAAAACCATAAAAGCAAAAGGTAAGGTTTCTGCAATCGGAGAATGGCTGCTAAATAACGAACTACCTTTGGACGAGTTACTGGCTTATGCCGAAAAACAAAAGGCTACAGATAAAGCTACCTGCATAGAAGCTGTGGAGTATGCAACTAAAAAAAATCTCAATCTTGCTGATGATAATTTGCTTAACTATGTAACCAAGGCACTAAAAGACGAAGAGCCGAGGGTTAAATGGGAAAGTGCGAAAGTAATAGGAAACATTGCCAAACTTTTTCCGACACAGCTAAATCAATCTATTGATAATCTTTTGCCAAATGCAGAAAATACGGGAACGGTTGTTCGCTGGGCAACAGTTTACGCATTGGCAGAGATACTAAAACTAAAAACAGAGAGCAATATAAAGTTGCTACCGAAAATTGAAGTCCTTTGCGAAAAGGAAGAGGATAACGGCGTAAAGAAAAAGTATCTTGATGCATTAAAGAAAATGAAGAAATAA
- a CDS encoding GNAT family protein: MIIETSRLKIIPLSYNQLLNYTFPNQLESSLGLIENGRLVSSKVTKKIKEQILPKIAVESQDNLFITFWIIILKSENVMSAEFCFKGKPDDNDTAEIGYATFTNFQNLGIMTETIKAITGWIFENTCVKTIVAETDPNNYSSHRTLEKNNFRRVKENPDNWIWKLEKQ; encoded by the coding sequence ATGATAATAGAAACCTCCAGATTAAAAATAATACCATTATCTTATAATCAGTTATTAAATTATACTTTTCCGAACCAATTGGAAAGTTCTTTGGGTTTAATTGAAAATGGAAGATTGGTTTCTTCAAAGGTTACCAAGAAAATCAAAGAACAAATTCTTCCAAAAATAGCAGTCGAAAGTCAGGATAATTTATTTATTACATTTTGGATAATAATATTGAAGTCGGAAAATGTAATGTCCGCTGAGTTCTGCTTTAAAGGAAAGCCGGATGATAACGATACTGCAGAAATTGGCTACGCCACTTTTACGAATTTCCAGAATTTAGGAATTATGACAGAAACTATAAAAGCCATCACAGGTTGGATATTTGAAAATACTTGCGTCAAGACCATAGTTGCAGAAACTGACCCGAATAATTATAGTTCTCATCGGACTTTGGAAAAGAATAATTTTAGAAGAGTAAAAGAAAATCCCGATAACTGGATTTGGAAATTGGAAAAACAGTAG
- a CDS encoding helix-turn-helix domain-containing protein → MNKKIYNLSEYAHYLGINDLKNDDMHIVFFGDQNENASPESNPVTIDFYLIAINPPLDKKQPFYKHWIDQTNSSHLYVDCPQNTVKWKITRPMSGYAIMVSSNYLEKYVKDYNFVHYNNHEALILTSQEENLLLDLFEKAKNEFEKTDYSRMIVISYLNLILTSVKNFYERQFETRSDIYETTIADFRKNLEDFYHLNKSVPGIPSVAYFAQKSNLSPNYFGDLIRHFTGTTPIDHIHEEIIQIAKKKLQNTKLSISEIGYSLGFDYPTSFARFFRQKTGISPKVFRNQ, encoded by the coding sequence ATGAATAAAAAGATTTATAACCTCAGTGAATATGCCCATTATTTGGGTATAAATGACCTAAAAAACGACGATATGCATATTGTCTTTTTCGGGGACCAGAATGAAAACGCGAGTCCAGAATCAAATCCTGTTACAATTGATTTTTATCTAATTGCAATAAATCCACCATTGGATAAAAAGCAACCGTTTTATAAACATTGGATTGACCAGACAAATTCGTCCCACTTGTACGTAGACTGCCCTCAGAATACTGTGAAATGGAAAATAACACGACCGATGTCAGGGTATGCCATTATGGTGAGCAGCAATTACCTTGAAAAGTATGTCAAGGACTATAACTTTGTCCATTACAATAATCATGAAGCGCTTATTCTTACATCCCAAGAAGAAAACCTTTTGTTAGACCTGTTCGAAAAAGCTAAAAACGAATTTGAAAAAACTGACTATTCAAGAATGATAGTTATATCATACTTGAATCTAATACTGACCTCTGTTAAGAACTTTTATGAACGTCAGTTTGAAACCCGTAGCGATATTTACGAAACGACCATAGCTGATTTTCGTAAAAACTTAGAAGACTTCTACCACTTGAACAAAAGTGTACCTGGGATACCCTCGGTTGCCTATTTTGCACAAAAAAGCAACCTTTCCCCTAACTACTTTGGAGACCTTATTAGACATTTCACTGGTACAACACCTATTGATCATATCCATGAAGAAATTATACAGATAGCAAAAAAGAAACTACAAAACACAAAACTCTCTATAAGTGAAATCGGTTACAGTTTAGGATTTGATTACCCGACCTCTTTCGCCAGATTCTTCCGTCAGAAAACAGGTATCTCACCTAAAGTTTTCAGGAATCAGTAA